From the genome of Tenrec ecaudatus isolate mTenEca1 chromosome 1, mTenEca1.hap1, whole genome shotgun sequence:
GGTGCGGTTGATGGGGGCCTCAGAGAGGTGGAGGCAGAGGTGGGGGGCTCTGGTGGGGTTGATTTGGGGAGCTCCAGGGTGGTTGATGCCTGGTCCTCAGAAGCAGGCAGTCTGTGCAGAACTGGAAAACATTTTGGCCTGTCTCACCGGAACACTCTCCTGCCTCAGTCTCTCCATTTGGACAAGCCCCTGCAAGTCCTCCCCAGGCCCCCTGGGTGAGTCACTGGGCAAGTGCTCACTTAAAGTGGGGAGCCTTGTGTCTTTCTGGGCCTCACTTTCCTCATCTGGAAAGTGGACCTGTTTCATCCGCGGCCCATTGAGGGGTGCACCTGGCAGGCTGGCTGTCATTTCTAAGCgggtggagggggcgggggagacaGGAGGGGCTCCGAGTGCAGAAGAGGAtccagctcagcccccagctgccCCTCTGCTGGACATCACCCCGCCCCTTGTTCCTGATTCTCGCACAAGGGGTCACGAGACTGCTGTGTTCTTCCGAGGGAACTGTTGGCATCATGGgtgcccgccccccacccccatagttCAGGTAGGCCTGTGGTCATGTCCCACTGCTCCCCTAACTGGACTGGCGTTCATCAGGCTCTTAGTAGCCCCAGGAGGCCTGGGATGTGTGTGATTTACTGTgtgtccctgggggggggggtgctgccaTGGCCAGGAGGGGCGCTGCGACCCCCCCATAGGGTCTCAACACACACATGGTCCAAAGTGACCCAGTAGATGTTTGGGGCCCAGTCAGGTTTCGTGAGGAGTCTGCACCCCCTCCACTGTCTCCCACGCCGtgtccctccccagccccccaggacTCACCCGAGACTGCCCGTTGCCAGCTCAGCTCCAGGCCCGGCAGCTGCATCGTGGCCCGGCAGTGTAGGCGGGGTGGGGCCGGCATCCCCAGGGGCGGTAGCAGCCAGCGCTTGGTCACGTGGAACAGGGGGTCTTCCTCCCCCTGCGCCTCCACGTCCCAGCCCTCGGCCTGGGCCCCCTCCAGTTCCTGTTCTCCCAGGAGCAAGGAGAAGAACAGGAGGCTGGGGTCCGCGGGTGTGACGTTGTGGGCCGTGCAGGCCAGCTCCTGATCCTGCCCTGAGATCAGGGCTGCCGGGGACACGCTCAGCTGGTCCGggaaggctgtgggtgacagcaGGATGGCGGGGAAGCTGGCGGGCAGGCTCGGGTTTGTGTAGAGGGACACAGGGCGCGCTGGACACAGGGGAGGCGCAGGGTCAGCTCCGGGTGCTCGAGGAGGGGGCGAGCGGTGGGGCGATGAGGGAGTGGGCTCTGGAGGGGCCTGGTTTGagctggaggtgtgtgtgtgtgctgggctaCAGAGAGGGGCGGCCTCACCGAACACCAGCAGCCGCACGGTGTGCTGCCACGTGCGGGTGCCGCAGGAGCCCACGCACACGTGGGTCCCCGTCGCCGCCAGCGAGGCGTTGCGCACGCTCAGGACGCTGACCCCCGGGCCGGACCGCACGGCGCCCAGGCTGGTGTCCAGGCCCCGCCACTGCACCGAGGCGGCGCGGCCTGGGCAGGCCAGGCGGCAGGTGAGTTGTTGCGACCCGCCTACCTGGACGACCACCTCGGGCTGCGGGGGGTCCACCTCCAGAACCTGGCCTGCGGGGTCAAACGCCGACCCTCAGCCCGGCGCGACCCCCGAAGGTGAAGGTGCGAGGACCAAGGCCGGGAACCGAACCCcgctctgtacacacacacacacacacacacacacacacacccctttcccaGGAGCATCTCCCAAAGC
Proteins encoded in this window:
- the MADCAM1 gene encoding mucosal addressin cell adhesion molecule 1 translates to MEWGLTLLLSLLLVGCLLPRGPGQVLEVDPPQPEVVVQVGGSQQLTCRLACPGRAASVQWRGLDTSLGAVRSGPGVSVLSVRNASLAATGTHVCVGSCGTRTWQHTVRLLVFAFPDQLSVSPAALISGQDQELACTAHNVTPADPSLLFFSLLLGEQELEGAQAEGWDVEAQGEEDPLFHVTKRWLLPPLGMPAPPRLHCRATMQLPGLELSWQRAVSEMTASLPGAPLNGPRMKQVHFPDEEKPPTFPSLRHLTPMTSEPPTHRPCRPEILQPPALAEREAPWELLCTVACSPEPVVVRWTRAPGGVEAYEQRGAGTQRWLKTKQVYDQSQDRSLAFMGALVE